A region from the Phycisphaerales bacterium genome encodes:
- a CDS encoding NADH-quinone oxidoreductase subunit N: protein MIDRLAYLYPEIILFVTTCAVMVVGLSKSAASRRATPFIAGLGLVVSAISAYTTTPVGEVVNASMGQTMLPSLAMYSKVMIALVALLLLALAAGTVDRHEEDLVASGKASFNPLRTNRAEFYAFFLFSITGLMLCASADDLIWLFLALELTSLPTYIMVTISSSRDRAKEAGVKYFFLGALGAAVFLYGFALIYGGTGSTKLNAIHEAISTGGLNAITLAGVMLALVGFAFKIAAVPMHFYTADVYEGAAAPVSAFLAFVPKTAGFLAIILLCATIGWTGHEGVDHGLPVAVRVVLWVIAALTMTVGNVLAILQSSVKRILAYSSVAHSGYMLVGVIAGPGDGSFSRNGIAAVLFYLAAYGVMNVGAFAVVAALEKSPDRDSKGEPREIDRVEDLRGLCSSHPLLGWTMVLSSLSLLGFPPLLGFWGKLPLFTSAISAREITLVIVLGLNSAIAAFYYLRLMSAPLLEAATPTQDALARSPFQARRVAAAISAVGVIVLAVFAGRIMSASESAASLRDSSRPTAQAD, encoded by the coding sequence ATGATCGATCGTCTCGCCTATCTCTATCCCGAGATCATCCTCTTCGTGACGACGTGCGCGGTGATGGTGGTGGGGCTGTCGAAATCGGCGGCGTCGCGACGAGCCACGCCGTTCATCGCCGGCCTGGGTCTGGTCGTCTCGGCGATCTCGGCGTACACCACGACGCCCGTGGGCGAGGTCGTGAACGCCTCGATGGGCCAGACGATGCTCCCCTCGCTCGCGATGTACTCCAAGGTGATGATCGCGCTGGTGGCGCTCCTGCTGCTCGCCCTCGCCGCCGGAACGGTCGATCGACACGAGGAGGATCTCGTCGCCTCGGGCAAGGCGTCCTTCAATCCGCTCCGCACCAACCGGGCGGAGTTCTACGCGTTCTTCCTCTTCTCGATCACGGGCCTCATGCTCTGCGCCTCGGCCGATGATCTCATCTGGCTCTTCCTCGCCCTCGAACTCACGAGCCTTCCGACCTACATCATGGTGACGATCTCCTCGTCGCGAGATCGCGCGAAGGAAGCGGGCGTCAAGTACTTCTTCCTCGGCGCGCTCGGCGCCGCGGTCTTCCTCTATGGCTTCGCCCTCATCTATGGCGGCACCGGCTCCACGAAACTCAACGCCATCCACGAGGCGATCTCGACCGGCGGCCTCAACGCGATCACGCTCGCGGGCGTGATGCTGGCGCTCGTCGGGTTCGCCTTCAAGATCGCCGCCGTCCCGATGCATTTCTACACCGCCGATGTATACGAGGGCGCCGCTGCCCCGGTCTCGGCCTTCCTCGCGTTCGTTCCCAAGACCGCCGGATTTCTCGCGATCATCCTCCTCTGCGCCACCATCGGGTGGACGGGCCACGAGGGCGTGGACCACGGCCTGCCCGTCGCCGTCCGCGTTGTGCTCTGGGTCATCGCCGCCCTCACCATGACCGTCGGCAACGTCCTCGCGATCCTGCAGTCCTCGGTGAAACGGATCCTCGCGTACTCCTCCGTCGCCCACTCGGGCTACATGCTCGTGGGCGTCATCGCCGGCCCCGGCGATGGCTCTTTCTCACGCAACGGCATCGCCGCGGTCCTCTTTTATCTCGCGGCATACGGCGTGATGAACGTCGGCGCCTTCGCCGTCGTCGCCGCACTCGAGAAGTCCCCCGATCGCGACAGCAAGGGCGAGCCTCGCGAGATCGATCGCGTGGAGGATCTCCGCGGCCTCTGCTCGTCGCACCCGCTGCTTGGCTGGACGATGGTCCTCTCGAGCCTGAGCCTTCTGGGCTTCCCGCCGCTGCTTGGCTTCTGGGGCAAGTTGCCGCTGTTTACGTCGGCGATCAGCGCGCGCGAGATCACCCTCGTCATCGTGCTCGGCCTGAACTCCGCGATCGCCGCGTTCTACTACCTGCGCCTCATGAGCGCCCCCCTGCTCGAGGCGGCGACGCCCACGCAGGACGCTCTCGCCCGCTCGCCCTTCCAGGCTCGTCGCGTCGCGGCGGCCATCTCCGCGGTGGGCGTGATCGTGCTCGCCGTCTTCGCCGGACGGATCATGTCCGCCAGTGAGTCCGCAGCGTCGCTGCGAGACTCCTCGCGCCCCACGGCCCAGGCCGACTAA
- a CDS encoding Fe(2+)-trafficking protein, with protein sequence MDVNDRIRQFETMVRPEADPTNDMAWFSLGQAYAQAGRHRDAANAFTRCTALNPAMSKAYQLAGQALVEVGDTEKAAEVLTAGYVSAGERGDRLPQKAMGELLAAIGATVPEVKAKGPAAGASGGTFVCGRTGKPGHQMARPPFKGPVGEWIKDHISQETFNAWISQGTKVINELRLDLSREEDSDTYDKHMREYLGIDDELYESLMRVKGV encoded by the coding sequence ATGGACGTCAATGATCGCATCCGTCAGTTCGAGACCATGGTCCGCCCCGAGGCCGACCCGACCAATGACATGGCGTGGTTCAGCCTTGGACAGGCCTATGCCCAGGCCGGGCGTCATCGTGACGCCGCCAACGCCTTCACGCGCTGCACCGCCCTCAACCCGGCGATGAGCAAGGCCTATCAACTCGCGGGGCAGGCCCTCGTCGAGGTCGGCGACACCGAGAAGGCCGCCGAGGTGCTGACCGCGGGTTACGTCTCGGCCGGTGAACGCGGCGATCGACTGCCCCAGAAGGCGATGGGCGAACTGCTTGCGGCAATTGGGGCGACGGTACCTGAGGTCAAGGCAAAGGGTCCCGCGGCGGGCGCCAGCGGCGGCACGTTCGTGTGCGGTCGAACCGGCAAGCCCGGGCACCAGATGGCCCGACCACCCTTCAAGGGACCCGTCGGCGAATGGATCAAGGACCACATCTCGCAGGAGACCTTCAACGCGTGGATCTCGCAGGGGACGAAGGTCATCAACGAACTTCGCCTGGACCTTTCACGCGAAGAAGATAGCGACACCTACGACAAGCACATGCGCGAGTACCTTGGCATCGATGATGAGTTGTACGAGTCGCTCATGCGCGTCAAGGGTGTGTAG
- a CDS encoding NADH-quinone oxidoreductase subunit M, producing the protein MILLWLILLPIVAAIVVALGPSRQARPIALFTTLAALLGGAYALFTFDYANSADFQFAVQVPWLKQLGVTLSVGADAVSLFLIALTVLLGPICVLASTTAITTRERTYYAWFLVLQGAVTGVFAARDLVFFYVCFEFTLIPMFILISLFGSTNRRKAAIKFFLYTFTGSIITLAGLAYVAWCHVDMGNTLTFDIKTLEATSAALPAAIQGWVMLALLLGFAVKVPLFPFHTWLPLAHTEAPTVGSVVLAGVLLKLGTYGIFRFVLPFTPLAVQEHAPLLAAACIVGILYGGLICWVQTDVKKLVAYSSVAHLGFCMLGLFAMNNVGLQGSVLYMINHGLSTGALFLLIGMMYERYHTRSMKELGGLATKMPVWATFMVFFTMASVGLPGLNGFVSEFFCLQGAFSASSAWGSGEWGSLGAAIPGATLGSLGPWYAAIAGIGMIVAAMYLLLMLGKVVWGKLLEPHAHHATDHHDEHALPADLTRREIGLLIPLAVLCVVLGVYPSLITDPLEAPITQTVKALGQARNAALAESKSTDAPAPRSSTNHTPAATETSSPLASLAEELHP; encoded by the coding sequence ATGATTCTTCTCTGGCTCATCCTGCTCCCCATCGTCGCCGCGATCGTCGTCGCTCTCGGGCCGTCGCGTCAGGCGAGGCCGATCGCGCTCTTCACGACGCTGGCGGCGCTCCTGGGCGGCGCGTACGCGTTGTTCACGTTTGATTATGCCAACAGCGCCGATTTCCAGTTCGCGGTGCAGGTGCCGTGGCTGAAGCAACTCGGTGTGACGCTCTCGGTGGGGGCGGATGCCGTCTCGCTTTTCCTGATCGCGCTCACGGTGCTGCTCGGGCCGATCTGCGTGCTGGCCTCGACCACCGCGATCACGACGCGCGAGCGGACGTACTACGCTTGGTTCCTCGTGCTGCAGGGAGCCGTCACGGGCGTGTTCGCGGCCCGCGATCTGGTCTTCTTCTACGTCTGCTTCGAGTTCACGCTGATCCCCATGTTCATCCTGATCAGCCTCTTCGGCTCGACGAATCGCAGGAAGGCCGCGATCAAGTTCTTCCTGTACACATTCACCGGCTCGATCATCACGCTCGCGGGCCTGGCGTACGTCGCCTGGTGCCACGTGGACATGGGCAACACGCTCACGTTCGACATCAAGACGCTCGAGGCGACGAGCGCCGCGCTTCCCGCCGCGATCCAGGGGTGGGTGATGCTCGCCCTCCTGCTGGGCTTCGCGGTGAAGGTGCCGCTCTTTCCGTTCCACACGTGGCTCCCTCTGGCGCACACCGAGGCGCCGACGGTCGGCTCGGTGGTGCTCGCGGGCGTGCTGCTGAAACTCGGGACATATGGCATCTTCCGCTTTGTGCTCCCGTTCACGCCCCTGGCCGTGCAGGAGCACGCGCCCCTGCTCGCGGCGGCGTGCATCGTCGGCATCCTCTACGGCGGCCTGATCTGCTGGGTGCAGACCGACGTCAAGAAACTCGTGGCCTACTCGTCGGTCGCCCACCTGGGCTTCTGCATGCTCGGCCTCTTCGCGATGAACAACGTCGGGCTGCAAGGCTCGGTGCTCTACATGATCAACCACGGGCTCTCCACCGGAGCCCTCTTCCTCCTCATCGGGATGATGTACGAGCGTTACCACACGCGCTCGATGAAGGAACTCGGCGGGCTGGCCACCAAGATGCCCGTGTGGGCGACGTTCATGGTCTTCTTCACCATGGCGAGCGTCGGCCTTCCCGGGCTGAACGGCTTCGTGAGCGAGTTCTTCTGCCTGCAGGGCGCGTTCAGCGCCTCGAGCGCGTGGGGGTCGGGTGAGTGGGGGTCGTTGGGGGCGGCCATCCCCGGCGCGACGCTCGGCTCGCTGGGCCCGTGGTACGCCGCGATCGCCGGCATCGGCATGATCGTCGCGGCGATGTACCTGCTCCTGATGCTGGGGAAGGTGGTGTGGGGCAAACTGCTCGAGCCGCACGCGCATCACGCCACGGATCATCACGATGAGCACGCACTCCCGGCGGATTTGACGCGTCGCGAGATCGGCCTGCTCATCCCGCTCGCGGTCCTGTGCGTGGTGCTGGGCGTCTATCCCTCGCTCATCACCGACCCGCTCGAGGCCCCGATCACGCAGACGGTGAAGGCCCTGGGCCAGGCCCGCAATGCCGCGCTCGCCGAGAGCAAGTCCACCGACGCTCCCGCCCCGCGTTCGTCCACGAATCACACCCCGGCGGCGACGGAAACCTCCTCACCCCTCGCCTCGCTCGCCGAGGAACTCCACCCATGA
- the recA gene encoding recombinase RecA, with translation MASNTATESKSARAPKNDAPKVEIKLEDRAKQQALDRTLQQIDKTFGKGAIMRMDEDAFLAIPGISTGSISLDLALGGKGVPRGRIVEVFGPESSGKTTLALTIAAQAQKEGGVAAFIDAEHALDPSWARKIGVNIDELLVSQPDSGEQALEICEMLVRSNAVDLIVVDSVAALTPKAEIEGEMGDAVVGLQARLMSQAMRKLTGVIARSNCTVLFINQIREKIGVMFGSPETTTGGRALKFYSSVRIDVRRTGALKDGERTIGSRTRARVVKNKIAPPFRDAEFDIMYDEGISASGDLLDLAVACDVVEKSGSWFSYKSTRVGQGREAAKQFIKDNPDLAKELRQAVLAIRGAQLKNAPASAAMDDDEEPSDE, from the coding sequence ATGGCCTCGAACACAGCAACAGAGTCGAAGTCCGCGCGCGCACCGAAGAACGACGCCCCCAAGGTCGAGATCAAACTCGAAGACCGGGCCAAGCAGCAGGCGCTCGACCGGACGCTCCAGCAAATCGACAAGACCTTTGGCAAGGGCGCCATCATGCGGATGGACGAGGACGCCTTCCTCGCCATTCCCGGCATCTCCACGGGCTCGATCTCCCTCGACCTGGCCCTGGGTGGCAAGGGCGTCCCGCGTGGGCGCATCGTCGAGGTTTTCGGACCTGAGTCCTCCGGCAAGACGACCCTCGCCCTGACGATCGCGGCTCAGGCCCAGAAAGAAGGCGGCGTGGCGGCCTTCATCGACGCCGAGCACGCCCTCGACCCCTCCTGGGCCCGCAAGATCGGCGTGAACATCGACGAACTCCTCGTCAGCCAGCCCGACTCGGGGGAGCAGGCGCTCGAGATCTGCGAGATGCTCGTCCGTTCCAATGCGGTCGATCTGATCGTGGTGGACTCGGTGGCGGCGCTGACGCCCAAGGCCGAGATCGAGGGGGAGATGGGCGACGCGGTGGTGGGGCTCCAAGCCCGCCTCATGAGCCAGGCGATGCGAAAACTGACCGGCGTGATCGCCCGATCGAACTGCACCGTCCTCTTCATCAACCAGATTCGCGAGAAGATCGGCGTGATGTTCGGCAGCCCCGAGACCACGACCGGCGGACGCGCCCTGAAGTTCTACTCCTCGGTCCGAATCGACGTCCGTCGCACGGGCGCTCTGAAAGATGGCGAGAGAACCATCGGCAGCCGCACGCGTGCCCGCGTCGTCAAGAACAAGATCGCCCCGCCGTTCCGCGATGCCGAGTTCGACATCATGTACGACGAGGGGATCTCGGCGTCGGGCGACCTGCTCGATCTCGCCGTGGCCTGCGACGTCGTCGAGAAGTCGGGCTCGTGGTTCAGTTACAAGTCCACGCGCGTCGGGCAGGGACGCGAGGCGGCGAAGCAGTTCATCAAGGACAACCCGGATCTCGCGAAGGAACTCCGCCAGGCCGTCCTCGCGATCCGCGGCGCCCAACTCAAGAACGCTCCGGCGAGCGCGGCGATGGACGACGACGAAGAGCCGTCGGACGAATAA
- a CDS encoding methyl-accepting chemotaxis protein, with protein MRISVTKKLYFLSLGGICAAGVIGTIGMSGFGDSKDSLDSVVNTTAGLRHHLEGDMMHDAIRADVLAALLASTPEESKAAIDSLQEHAKSFKEALSANRQLQLPEEVGRTLTRIAPALEDYIRAGEELVSHAATDRARAQADLPNFITAFENLEVLQGSASDLFEKAANDARESAESTLAHARSLILVAIGVMGVGALTAAYLIVRSITRPLESCRELLANMAAGDFTGRVTVGTTDEIADLAKSCNETAIRTGELITQVTRAAQEVARAAQEIDSAADESTHSIRQQSQGVNQIAAAIEELSASAIEVAHKAESASGRAAESGSVAGEGVNVVNDTIEQMQSISHAVTRTSELVSALGRRGQEIGEIVGVINDIADQTNLVALNAAIEAARAGEHGRGFAVVADEVRKLADRTQKATAEIAHSITGIQTETQRSVEEMKTGSSQVEIGVERATRAGETLHRIVQAASDVSENISSIAAGAGEQRAASDQISAAIQEIAAVSTSAAEGAERTTRAAETLASQSSELVEAVSRFKVA; from the coding sequence ATGCGCATCTCGGTCACCAAGAAACTCTACTTCCTCTCGCTCGGCGGGATCTGTGCCGCGGGTGTTATCGGGACCATCGGGATGTCCGGCTTCGGAGACTCGAAAGACTCGCTGGACAGCGTGGTGAACACGACGGCGGGCCTGCGACACCACCTCGAGGGCGACATGATGCACGACGCCATCCGGGCCGACGTGCTCGCGGCCCTGCTCGCCTCGACGCCCGAGGAATCCAAGGCCGCGATCGACTCGCTGCAGGAGCACGCCAAGTCCTTCAAGGAGGCACTCTCGGCGAATCGTCAACTGCAACTCCCCGAGGAAGTGGGGCGGACCCTGACCAGGATCGCGCCCGCGCTCGAGGACTACATCCGCGCCGGCGAGGAGCTCGTCTCGCACGCCGCGACCGATCGCGCTAGGGCCCAGGCGGATCTCCCCAACTTCATCACGGCCTTCGAGAATCTCGAGGTACTCCAGGGCTCGGCCTCGGATCTCTTCGAGAAGGCCGCGAACGACGCGCGGGAATCCGCGGAGTCCACGCTGGCGCACGCGCGATCATTGATCCTCGTCGCCATCGGTGTGATGGGCGTGGGCGCTCTCACGGCCGCGTATCTGATCGTCCGCTCGATCACGCGCCCTCTGGAGTCGTGCCGTGAACTTCTCGCGAACATGGCCGCCGGTGACTTCACTGGGCGTGTGACCGTCGGCACCACCGACGAGATCGCCGACCTGGCAAAGAGTTGCAACGAGACGGCGATCCGCACCGGCGAACTGATCACCCAGGTCACCCGCGCCGCGCAGGAAGTCGCCCGCGCCGCCCAGGAGATCGATTCAGCGGCGGACGAGTCCACCCACTCGATCCGGCAACAGTCGCAGGGCGTGAACCAGATCGCGGCCGCTATCGAGGAGCTCTCGGCGTCGGCCATCGAGGTCGCCCACAAGGCGGAGTCCGCCTCGGGCCGTGCCGCCGAGTCGGGCTCGGTCGCGGGCGAGGGCGTGAACGTGGTGAACGACACCATCGAACAGATGCAGTCGATCTCGCACGCCGTGACCCGGACGTCGGAACTGGTCTCGGCCCTGGGTCGGCGCGGGCAGGAGATCGGCGAGATCGTGGGCGTCATCAACGACATCGCCGACCAGACGAACCTGGTGGCGCTCAACGCCGCCATCGAGGCCGCCAGAGCCGGCGAGCACGGCCGCGGCTTTGCCGTCGTCGCCGATGAGGTGCGCAAACTCGCCGATCGCACGCAGAAGGCAACGGCCGAGATCGCGCACTCGATCACGGGCATCCAGACCGAGACGCAGCGCAGCGTCGAGGAGATGAAGACCGGGAGTTCGCAGGTCGAGATCGGCGTCGAGCGGGCGACCCGGGCCGGGGAGACGCTCCATCGGATCGTCCAGGCCGCGAGCGACGTCTCCGAGAACATCAGTTCGATCGCCGCGGGCGCCGGAGAGCAGCGTGCGGCGAGCGATCAGATCAGCGCCGCGATCCAGGAGATCGCCGCGGTCTCGACGTCCGCCGCGGAAGGCGCCGAGCGCACGACGCGTGCCGCCGAGACGCTGGCGTCGCAGTCCAGCGAACTCGTCGAAGCGGTCTCGCGGTTCAAGGTCGCCTGA
- a CDS encoding methyl-accepting chemotaxis protein, with amino-acid sequence MRITVSRKLYALSLGGVVTSAVIGSIGISAFHDSEAALKSVVMATPALRNHMEGDMMHDAIRSDVLAAMLAASPEDAASAKESLDEHASNFRRLLAENRELQLSGDVGAELTKAAPLLESYIDAAEGVVSLASTERARAESLMPKFTESFEHLEVELGTISDLIEKTASDAQSAAEATMARARALIILAVTLMSVGALAAAFFIVRSITRPLAACRELLGRMAAGDFTGRLTVRSKDEIADVAISCNETATRMGELIAQVTRSAREVAGAAQEIDEAMEESTASAKEQSQGVNQIAAAIEELSASAIEVARKAETASGRATESGSVAGEGVSVVNETIDQMQSISSVVIRTSELVTELGKRGVEIGELVSVIDDIADQTNLLALNAAIEAARAGEHGRGFAVVADEVRKLADRTQKSTAEIGESIQAIRHETQRSVEEMATGRAQVQTGVERATQAGETLQRIVRAASDVTENIRSIAAGAGEQRAASDQISATIQEIASISSSSAEGTARTRRIAELLASQSRELVEAVSRFKIA; translated from the coding sequence ATGCGAATCACCGTCAGCCGCAAGCTCTATGCCCTCTCTCTAGGCGGGGTTGTCACCTCGGCGGTTATCGGGTCCATTGGGATCTCCGCGTTTCATGACTCGGAAGCGGCGCTCAAGAGCGTGGTCATGGCGACCCCCGCCCTCCGGAATCACATGGAGGGAGACATGATGCACGACGCGATCCGGTCGGACGTGCTCGCGGCCATGCTCGCCGCAAGCCCCGAGGACGCCGCTTCGGCCAAGGAGTCGCTCGATGAGCATGCCTCGAACTTCAGGCGTCTCCTCGCGGAGAATCGCGAACTGCAACTCTCCGGCGACGTGGGGGCCGAGCTCACCAAAGCCGCGCCCCTCCTTGAGTCCTACATCGACGCCGCGGAAGGCGTGGTCTCGCTTGCTTCGACCGAGCGCGCCCGTGCCGAGTCCCTGATGCCCAAGTTTACCGAATCATTTGAGCACCTCGAAGTGGAACTCGGAACGATATCTGACCTGATCGAGAAGACCGCCAGCGACGCCCAATCCGCCGCGGAGGCGACCATGGCCCGCGCCCGGGCGTTGATCATCCTCGCGGTCACGCTCATGAGTGTGGGCGCCCTCGCCGCCGCATTCTTCATCGTGCGTTCAATCACGCGTCCCCTCGCGGCCTGCCGCGAACTCCTGGGGCGTATGGCGGCGGGAGACTTCACGGGCAGGCTGACTGTCCGTTCGAAAGACGAGATCGCAGACGTCGCGATCAGTTGCAACGAGACCGCCACACGCATGGGCGAACTGATCGCCCAAGTCACGCGCTCCGCGAGGGAGGTGGCAGGCGCCGCCCAGGAGATCGATGAGGCCATGGAGGAGTCCACGGCCTCCGCCAAGGAGCAGTCCCAGGGCGTCAACCAGATCGCCGCCGCCATCGAGGAACTGTCAGCGTCCGCCATCGAGGTGGCCCGCAAGGCCGAGACCGCTTCGGGGCGTGCCACCGAGTCCGGTTCGGTCGCGGGCGAGGGCGTGAGCGTCGTGAACGAGACCATCGATCAGATGCAGTCCATCTCCAGCGTTGTCATACGCACCTCCGAGCTCGTGACGGAACTGGGCAAGCGAGGCGTGGAGATCGGCGAGCTCGTCAGCGTCATCGACGACATCGCCGATCAGACGAATCTGCTGGCGCTGAACGCCGCAATTGAGGCGGCGCGCGCCGGCGAGCACGGGCGCGGCTTCGCCGTCGTCGCGGACGAGGTGCGCAAGCTCGCCGATCGCACCCAGAAATCCACCGCCGAGATCGGCGAGTCGATCCAGGCTATCCGCCATGAAACCCAGCGGAGTGTGGAGGAAATGGCGACGGGACGAGCCCAGGTCCAGACCGGCGTCGAGCGCGCGACCCAGGCGGGGGAGACGCTCCAGCGCATCGTCAGGGCCGCGAGCGACGTGACAGAGAACATCCGATCCATCGCCGCTGGAGCCGGAGAGCAGCGAGCCGCGAGCGATCAGATCAGCGCGACGATCCAGGAGATCGCCTCGATCTCGTCGTCGTCGGCCGAGGGAACGGCCCGCACGAGGCGCATCGCCGAACTCCTCGCGTCCCAGTCGCGTGAACTCGTCGAGGCCGTCTCGCGGTTCAAGATCGCCTGA
- a CDS encoding acyl-CoA carboxylase subunit beta, giving the protein MLRDLADGMLIDEFKIRQGGGAKAIERQHEKGRLTARERVARLVDPDHSKSPHAERGGTGGFQELGLWAAHGMYGEFGGAPAAGVVTGIGVVHGRRTMIIANDATVKAGAFFPMTCKKIIRAQTIAMMARLPLIYLVDSAGVFLPLQEDVFPDTDDFGRIFRNNAVISAMGIPQIAAIMGYCVAGGGYLPVLCDTLLMTEGSGLYLAGPALVKAAIGQDITDEELGGAEMHASISGTIDFKEKDDEACIERVRSLVAKYSDASMPRCRDAEMPSSASPARPATGITSSFTDKPGAQYDVKEIIACLVDAKALGDSQATDFDEYKAEYGQSIVCGYATIGGHACGIVANQKKLTQKTMAGGKAGPTKSVNMPGVIYDDSADKAARFIMDCNQRKIPIIFLHDTTGFMVGRDSEQGGIIRAGAKMVNAMSNCIVPKIVVVMGGSYGAGNYAMCGRAFDQFLSFAWPNAKCAVMGANQATGVLTTIEEASRKRKGETIDEEAHKAIYGAIHAAYTEQADIRHAAARGWVDRLIEPEKTRDELIAALDAANQGWDYSAGFKTGVLQT; this is encoded by the coding sequence ATGCTCCGAGACCTCGCCGATGGCATGCTCATCGATGAGTTCAAGATCCGCCAGGGGGGCGGGGCGAAGGCCATCGAACGCCAGCACGAGAAGGGGCGGCTGACGGCCCGTGAGCGGGTTGCACGGCTGGTGGATCCTGACCATTCGAAGTCGCCCCACGCGGAGCGTGGGGGTACCGGAGGCTTCCAGGAACTTGGGTTGTGGGCCGCGCATGGCATGTATGGCGAGTTCGGCGGGGCGCCAGCCGCGGGTGTCGTCACGGGCATCGGCGTGGTGCACGGTCGCCGAACGATGATCATTGCGAACGACGCGACGGTGAAGGCCGGGGCGTTCTTCCCGATGACGTGCAAAAAGATCATCCGGGCGCAGACGATCGCGATGATGGCGCGCCTGCCATTGATTTATCTGGTGGACAGTGCGGGTGTGTTTTTGCCATTGCAGGAAGACGTCTTTCCGGACACCGACGACTTCGGGCGGATCTTCCGGAACAACGCGGTGATCAGCGCGATGGGCATCCCGCAGATCGCGGCGATCATGGGGTATTGTGTGGCCGGGGGCGGATATCTGCCGGTGCTCTGCGACACGCTGCTGATGACGGAAGGCTCTGGGTTGTATCTCGCCGGGCCCGCGCTCGTGAAGGCGGCGATCGGACAGGACATCACGGACGAGGAACTCGGCGGGGCCGAGATGCACGCGAGCATCAGCGGGACGATCGATTTCAAAGAGAAGGATGATGAGGCGTGCATCGAGCGCGTGCGCTCGCTCGTCGCGAAGTACTCCGACGCCTCGATGCCGAGATGCCGAGATGCCGAGATGCCTTCGTCTGCATCACCCGCCCGGCCGGCCACGGGCATCACGTCGTCCTTCACCGATAAGCCTGGCGCGCAGTACGACGTGAAAGAGATCATCGCGTGCCTGGTGGATGCGAAGGCTCTCGGAGACTCTCAAGCCACCGACTTCGACGAGTACAAGGCCGAGTACGGGCAATCGATCGTCTGCGGCTATGCCACCATCGGCGGGCACGCGTGCGGCATCGTCGCGAACCAGAAGAAACTCACCCAGAAGACCATGGCGGGCGGCAAGGCCGGACCCACCAAGAGCGTGAACATGCCCGGCGTGATCTATGACGACTCGGCGGACAAGGCCGCCCGCTTCATCATGGATTGCAACCAGCGCAAGATCCCGATCATCTTCCTCCATGACACGACCGGCTTCATGGTCGGGCGCGACAGCGAACAGGGCGGCATCATCCGCGCCGGGGCGAAGATGGTCAACGCGATGAGCAACTGCATCGTGCCCAAGATCGTCGTCGTCATGGGTGGCTCGTACGGCGCGGGGAACTACGCGATGTGCGGGCGGGCCTTCGATCAGTTCCTGTCGTTCGCCTGGCCCAACGCGAAGTGTGCCGTCATGGGCGCCAACCAGGCGACGGGCGTGCTGACGACGATCGAGGAGGCGAGCCGGAAACGCAAGGGTGAGACGATCGACGAGGAAGCGCACAAGGCGATCTATGGCGCGATCCACGCGGCGTACACGGAGCAGGCCGACATCCGCCACGCCGCCGCCCGGGGGTGGGTGGATCGGTTGATCGAGCCGGAGAAGACCCGCGACGAACTGATCGCGGCGCTCGATGCGGCGAATCAGGGGTGGGACTACTCAGCCGGGTTCAAGACGGGAGTGTTGCAGACGTAA